Below is a genomic region from Pseudomonadota bacterium.
TACATTCTCATCAATAAGTTTCTCAAGAGTATGTTCTTGAAGAAGTGATTCAAAATCCTCTTTAAAGGAAAAACTTGCCCCTGTTAGAAGAGATTTAATCAGTTCGTTATCGGATGTATTGACCCAATAAGGCTGAAAACTCCGCCTTTTTGAATAAAGTTAATAATTGACCAAGGGTTGTAAACGGTAACATCTGACATATGATATCCATTGTACCAATCTTTAACTTCTATTACTTTTCCTTCCATATGAGCTTGCGTCAAGAGATCCTCAACTTCGCCTTCTGTAAACCCAAAATAAGAACTATATTTTGAATTCAAAACAGAAAAGACATCAAGATGATTAAGTCCTGAGAATAAACTCTCACGTGATACCCGCAAGATTCCCGTCAAGACCGCTTTATAAAGACAAGGGTTATCTTTAAGACACGCACTTAGAAAATTCCGGAAAAAAGACACGAGCGTCTCATAAAATCCTTTGAGATATCCTGCATGGATGGGAGTATCATATTCGTCTATGAGAACAATGGTTTTTTTTTATGATGCATAAAAAGGCATTCCGTGAGTGTCTTAAGAGAATCTTTAAGTTGGGCTTGATTTGCTTCTCTTTTTAAAATTCGAGTATATAAAAATTTAAGCTCTTCCGGAAGGATATCGCTTTTTTGCAAATAAGAAAAATTTTTATAAAGACTTACGATGATTTCGTAAATCTTATCATAAGCCAAAGCAAAATTATCTTCTTTGATATCTTTAAAAGAAAGAGAAATGACGGGGTATTGACCCTGATAGTCTTCATATATCGTTTCTTGAGAAATTTTAAGCCCTTTAAAAAGTCCCTTTGTCGAAATTGAGCTAACTTCCGGAGCAAAAAAGTACTGAAGCATGGAAAAGTTGAGTGTTTTTCCAAATCGTCTTGGACGCCTAATAAGAATAACTTTAGCAGCCTCTGTAATAACCTCTTTAATGAAAAGCGTTTTATCAACAAAATTAAATTTCTCATCAATGAGAGTTCTAAAGTCACTTTCTCCAATAGGAAGCTTCATTGAATCCTTATCCTCTTTGTGCTCTATCTAAAGATGCTTTTAAAGCATTTTTCTGTTTAGCGTATCTTAAATCAAGCTCAAATGAAATCTTTAGAAGACTTTTTCTTGAGAGAAGACCCAAACACCTTGTCATTAAAAAGATATTGATAGGACGCATGCATGTATCAAAAGAATTAAAAAAGAGAGAATTTTAGTCTAAAAATTCTCTCTTTCTTTCAAAGACCTCTTTAAAAAGTTATGACTTCTTCGTTTCTAAACCCGATATTGTCTCTTCTATAATTTGAAGTATAGGCATACCTTTTAAAAGATCTTGTGCAACTTGTATATTAATTAAGGATTGCTCATGGTCCTATACAATGGACAAAGCTTCTTTTGCTTTGATTTGCGATGCATGAAAACCCTCTTCATCTTTTATGAATCCAACAGCTCTTAGTGCCGCATTATCAGTAGGCTGAGGAGATGCCGACATTTTAAGAGTTACATCAACTTTTGCATTTTCATCTAATTTTTTCAAAACATTTTTTGCAAGAGCAGCGTTCTCAATCCTAACCTTTCCTGATCTGAACTCATGGGATAAGAGCCGGTTTCCCCTCGTCGCATCATAAATATCTTCACCATTTCCAGTATATGTTCTAATATAATTATCATGTACCCATATGTGAGAAAAGGGCCCGTTATTCTGAGGAAATGCCCAAGCACCCCTAATGAGGTAATGGGTCGAAGGATTTATCCTATGATAGTCCAGAAAAATGTTCTCAACCCTGGGAATCATTATCTCTTTCCTCGCCCACGTAGAAAAGTCACCTCCCGACATTTCTACACGATCCTCATTAGAAAAAGCCCCATATTTTTTTAAATTCTCTAAATCCGTTACAGAAGCGTCAGGAGAAATTTTTACTGAAACCTTAATTTTATCTTTCTCTTTCTCAGGCAAGAGGTCCAGCATGGCCGCAATTTTAAGAGCATCTGTTCCACGGATCGTTTTATTGGAGAGATCTACGACAACATAAGGTTTTTCCTTGAGCTCAGACATAGAAAAAAGTGAACGCACCTCTTTTTTCGTTTTTGGTTTTGCTTCAGAAAGTATTGTCATAGAATCATCACGCCCTCGTCATCTTTCCATGGCAAACGCAAGACTACTCGTTAAAAAGAATGCGGCCAATGAAACTGTTGTTATTTTGGTAAAATCCATGGTTTTTCTCCCGTATTTATGAGGCTGTTTTTATAATCTTACGGCTTTATTTTTATTGTTTCATTCTTTAATGATATCATTTTTATTAAGAATTTATAGTCTTAAAATTCTTTTAATGTTTTTGGCCCTACAGGGCTTTTTCTAACTCAAGATGAATGCCAAAGGACTTAAGCCGCTCAAAAAGGTCTGTTTTCAGGTGTTTTAATCCTTCAGCGGTTTCTGCTTCAATTCGCATGGTTAAAACATCTTGCGTATTTGAAGCTCTAATGCCCCACCAGCCTTCTTTAAAGGTTGCGCGAATACCATCGAGATCATTAAAAGAAACGCCTTCCTTTAAAAGGTCTTCTTTAATCTTCTTTAAAATTTCTTTCTTATCTTTTCCTGCGCTTTCAATTCTAATCTCAGGCGTATTTTCCCGTTTTGGAAGGTCATCATAAAGCTCAGACAAACTCTTTGAAGACATATTTAAAATTTCAAGAAGTCTTAATGCCGCATAAAGAGCGTCATCATATCCATAATAACGATCGGCAAAGAAAATATGACCGCTCATTTCACCGGCAAGAGGCGCTTTCATCTCACGCATTTTTGATTTAATCAGAGAATGTCCTGTTCTTTCCATAATCGGAACACCCCCAAATTCTTCAATCTTGTCAAAGAGAAGTTGGCTTGCCTTCACATCTGCAATAATAGGAGCTCCAGGCATTGTTTTCAAAACCCCTTCGGCAAGAAGAATCAGAATCTGATCACCCCATAAAATTCGCCCTTTTTCGTCCATAACGCCCAAACGATCGCCATCTCCATCAAAAGCAAATCCGAGATCTGCATTGGTTTTCAAAATAAAATCTTTAAGCTGGTCTAAGTTTTCGGGAACGGTGGGATCCGGATGATGAGCAGGAAAATTTCCATCAATTTTTGTATTGAGAAGAATATGTTCTCCTGGAAGACGCTTTACCAATCGCTCTATAATTTCACCGGCAGAGCCATTTCCAGCATCCCACACAACTTTTAAAGGTTTTTTAAGCATAAATCCTTCAAGAAGTTTTTCAACATAAAGATCGCGTAGATCATGTATCTCAAAGAAAGATGTATGGGAAGAAGAAGAAGAAGAGGAAAGATTTTTGAGTTTTAACGCAAGATTTTGAATTTCTTGCCCAAAAAAAGGCTGTTTTTGAAGGGTTATCTTAATTCCGTTATGGGTGGAAGGATTATGCGAGCCTGTAACCATTAAAACAGCATCCACATCCAGTGCATAATGCGCAAAAGATGCCATGGGCGTTGGACCACATCCAATGGAAAATACGTGGGCTTTTTCTTCAAAAAGGCCACGATGAAGCGCGTCTACCAATTGCGGCGTGCTTAACCTTCCATCAAATCCCACAGCAATACGCGGTTGTTCTTGATTCTTTTTTTCACGGACAAGCTCTGCAAAAAGGCGCCCGATGCTATAAAAATCTTCCGGAAAAAGCGTTTCGTTAAAAATGCCCCGAATATCATACTCTCTTAAGATTGATGGATGAAATGTATGCACGTTAAACCTTTCTTTATAGATTTTGCCCTTTCACAAGGGAGCGGCCTAAAGAAATATAGGTAAAGGGTGTTTTTCTCATTTCATCAAGGGTATAGATATTTCTAAGGTCAATCAACAAAGGTGTTTTCATAATCTGATTCATTTTTTCAAAATCAAGGGCCCTGAATTCATTCCATTCTGTTAGGATAAGACCTGCATCTACTCCTTCCAAAGCATCATAAACGTTTTTCTCCCAAGAAATATTGGACAAAAATTTCTGAGCTTCCACCATACCTGCTGGATCATAAGCTTTTAAGATTGCTCCTTTCTCTTGTAAGAGAGGAAGAATTGTAAGACTTGGACTTTCACGCATATCATCCGTATTGGGCTTAAATGTAACCCCTAACACACCAATTGTTTTTCCCTTAAGGTCTCCGTTGAAAAGAGCTTCTATTTTTTCTGCCATCTGCTCTTTTCGCGCCTCATTTGAGGCCACCACGGCTTCAACAATTTTTAAAGGTCTTCCAAGATCTTGAGCTGTTTTAACAAGCGCTAATGTATCTTTTGGAAAACAAGAGCCACCATATCCGGGTCCGACATGTAAGAATTTTGATCCGATACGTTTATCAAGACCAATGGCTTTTGAAACAGCTTGCACATCAGCGCCTGAAGCTTCACATACATCTGAAATTTCATTAATAAATGCAATTTTCGTCGCTAAAAACCCATTCGCGGCATATTTAATAAGCTCCGCTGTTTCTAAATTTGTAAAAACAATAGGCGTCTCTAATAAGTTGAGAGGCCGATAAAGCTCACGAAGAGCCTCGCGTGCGTTCTCAGTTTCTGCCCCCACCACCACACGGTCAGGACGCATAAAATCTTCAATTGCAGATCCTTCTCTTAAAAATTCAGGATTAGAGGCCACATCAATTTTAAGATCCGGACGTTTTTTCTGAACAAGGTCCAAAATCTTGCGTCCTGTTCCAACAGGAACTGTTGATTTTGTTACAAGAACCGTTGGTTCAGATAAATTTTCTGCCACTTCTTCAGCCGCACTAAACACGTAGCTCAAATCTGCGTGACCATCTCCACGACGACTCGGAGTTCCAACGGCAATAAAAACAGCATCAGCACTTTTTAAGGCTTCTTTCAGGTCATTTGTAAACGTTAAGCATCCTGTTTGAAGTCCTTGTTGTACAAGCGTTTCAAGCCCAGGTTCATAAATCGGAATTTTTCCTGCCTGGAGATCTTTTATTTTTTTTTGATCTTTATCGACAGCCGTTACATGAACTCCAAATTGAGCAAAACACGCTCCAGAAACAAGGCCTACATATCCAACACCAATCATTGCAAGACGCATTTATAATTCCTCATATTTTTAAGAATGAAACTGATACTCTTTTAAAATAGCCGACATTTCTTCTCTTAAATCTTCACGCGCAAGAGCAAAAGCAACCGTTGCTTTTAACAGACCTTGACGTGTTCCACAATCAAATCGCTTTCCCTCAAATAAAAATCCTTGGAGCTCTGTGAAAAATGGCCCCTCTTTAAGCCCTTTTGCTAGCGCATCTGTTAGCTGAATTTCCCCTCCCACACCTTTTGCATGAGAATTTAAGATTTCAAAAATAGAAGGGTCCAAAATGTATCGACCTATCACAGCCATTTGAGACGGCGCTTTATGAAGCTCGGGCTTTTCAACAATCCCTTTTGCTTGAATGAGTGTCTTAGATTGCGCTTTAACATCTAAAATACCATAGTAACATGTTTCTTCTTTTGAAACTCCTTGTACAGCAACCATATGCCCAGAATTCTTATAAGCGTCGACCATTTGTTTTAAGCATGGCGTTTTACTTTGAATAAGATCATCTGCCAAAAGAACCGCGAAGGGTTCGTCTCCAATCAAATGTCGCGCACACCAAACGGCGTGACCTAATCCTAAGGGCTCTTGCTGACGTATATAAGAAATCTGACCAGGCGCCATTAAAAGATCATTAATCATTTCGAGATCTTTTGTTTTTCCCCGTTTTTGAAGTTCTGCATTTAATTCATAGGAATAATCAAAAAAATCCTCTATTGCGCTTTTTCCTCTCCCTGTTACAAAAATAAACTCCTCAATTCCTGCAGATCGGGCTTCTTCAACAGCATATTGGATTAAAGGCTTATCAATAACGGGAAGCATTTCCTTTGGGCTTGATTTTGTAACAGGTAAAAATCGCGTTCCAAGCCCACCCACTGGAAAGACAGCTTTTTTAACAGCACTCTGCATAAAAAAAATAGTCCTTTTATAAAACATTGTTTGAAAGTGTCCTTACCCTACAAAATTATGAGGAAACTTTCAATCACGGATGTAAGATTTTTTTTAATAACGCAGTGTAGAGGTTTTTGAAGTATTAAAAAGAAAATAAAGATCCCTTCTCAGTGAAGCTGCTGGATGGAGTTTCTTGTTTAAAAGAAAGCAAACTCTATGAACAAGAATTTTAAGACTACACGCTGCGTTAATTGTTAATTGGAACCAGCATTGGTAAAGGCTCCCAAATTATAAATGGTTTAATTTTTCGCTTGGCTTTTCTAAGATCATCATAATACATGACGTCATAAACATTTTGATCTTCTGGATAACTTTGATTGGCACGGTGTAATGAATTGTATGAAGGAACAATACCTATATTATCTTGTCCCAATAAACGTTTCACAATAGAATCAGGATCACTCATATTAATGGGCATTCCTACCTCATATAATGCCAAAAACATACGAATTGCTTCAGCCAGACAGCTTATTGCAGACGGCACTCTCATCTCTTTCCTAAAGAAAAGAGTTTTCGAGCACTTCATTATAAAAGGCCATAATTTAGTGATAAGAGCAAGAGTTAAGAGCAAATTCCATTCTTACTAAGAAAATTACTATTTCATATTAGCCAAGTAACCCTGTACAACCTTATCTGACATCTTGAAAGACCTTGTAAATTTCTCTATGGTTCTAAAATATTGACCCCTAAAGAGATTTACAATGACACCAAAGAACATAAACCTTTTTTTTGAAGCTTTGGAAAAGGCAATTCCCAATCCTCAAACAGAGCTCATCTATACAAATCCTTATACACTTCTTGTTGCCGTTGTCCTCTCCGCCCAAAGCACAGACAAAGGTGTAAATCGTGCAACGCAAGACCTTTTTAAAATTGTGCATACCCCGTCAGATATGATTCACTATGGAGAAGAAAATCTAAAGAATACCATTAAAACCATTGGACTTTATAAAACAAAAGCTAAAAATATTATAAAATTGAGTCATATTTTAGAAGATCGCTTTAAGGGAACCGTCCCGGCGACACGTGAAGAACTCGAGTCACTCCCAGGCGTTGGGCGTAAAACAGCCAATGTGGTTTTAAATGTTATTTTTGGGCTTCCAACATTTGCTGTGGACACCCATATCTTCCGTGTCTCTAATCGAACGGGTCTTGCCGTTGGAAAGACCCCCTTAGCTGTTGAAAAAATATTAGAAAATGTCGTACCAGAGAAATTCCGGCATAGTGCCCATCATCTTCTTATTCTCCATGGGCGCTACACGTGTAAGGCTCAAAAACCTCTTTGTCCGGCTTGCCCAGTAAAAAACCTCTGTTCTTACACCTTTAAAACACAAGAAATTTCTCCCAAATCCATTTAAAAGAATTTTTACATTTCATCTCTTAAACTCAGGAAGAACATAGGTTGGAACCTTCCCATGTTTTTGAAAGACATTCCTTAAATTTTTCTCAAAAGGAAGATCTTTTCCCGTCTCTAGGCATTCAAATTTATGAATTCCGGCTGGAATAAAAGCAACGTCTAATCCTTGCTGCACAGCTCCTGTAACATCTGTTCTGAGAGAGTCCCCAATACATAAAATCTTTGATTTATTTTCAATTTCA
It encodes:
- a CDS encoding AAA family ATPase, with amino-acid sequence MVLIDEYDTPIHAGYLKGFYETLVSFFRNFLSACLKDNPCLYKAVLTGILRVSRESLFSGLNHLDVFSVLNSKYSSYFGFTEGEVEDLLTQAHMEGKVIEVKDWYNGYHMSDVTVYNPWSIINFIQKGGVFSLIGSIHPITN
- a CDS encoding AAA family ATPase, with the protein product MKLPIGESDFRTLIDEKFNFVDKTLFIKEVITEAAKVILIRRPRRFGKTLNFSMLQYFFAPEVSSISTKGLFKGLKISQETIYEDYQGQYPVISLSFKDIKEDNFALAYDKIYEIIVSLYKNFSYLQKSDILPEELKFLYTRILKREANQAQLKDSLKTLTECLFMHHKKKPLFS
- a CDS encoding phosphomannomutase/phosphoglucomutase, with protein sequence MHTFHPSILREYDIRGIFNETLFPEDFYSIGRLFAELVREKKNQEQPRIAVGFDGRLSTPQLVDALHRGLFEEKAHVFSIGCGPTPMASFAHYALDVDAVLMVTGSHNPSTHNGIKITLQKQPFFGQEIQNLALKLKNLSSSSSSSHTSFFEIHDLRDLYVEKLLEGFMLKKPLKVVWDAGNGSAGEIIERLVKRLPGEHILLNTKIDGNFPAHHPDPTVPENLDQLKDFILKTNADLGFAFDGDGDRLGVMDEKGRILWGDQILILLAEGVLKTMPGAPIIADVKASQLLFDKIEEFGGVPIMERTGHSLIKSKMREMKAPLAGEMSGHIFFADRYYGYDDALYAALRLLEILNMSSKSLSELYDDLPKRENTPEIRIESAGKDKKEILKKIKEDLLKEGVSFNDLDGIRATFKEGWWGIRASNTQDVLTMRIEAETAEGLKHLKTDLFERLKSFGIHLELEKAL
- a CDS encoding UDP-glucose/GDP-mannose dehydrogenase family protein, whose amino-acid sequence is MRLAMIGVGYVGLVSGACFAQFGVHVTAVDKDQKKIKDLQAGKIPIYEPGLETLVQQGLQTGCLTFTNDLKEALKSADAVFIAVGTPSRRGDGHADLSYVFSAAEEVAENLSEPTVLVTKSTVPVGTGRKILDLVQKKRPDLKIDVASNPEFLREGSAIEDFMRPDRVVVGAETENAREALRELYRPLNLLETPIVFTNLETAELIKYAANGFLATKIAFINEISDVCEASGADVQAVSKAIGLDKRIGSKFLHVGPGYGGSCFPKDTLALVKTAQDLGRPLKIVEAVVASNEARKEQMAEKIEALFNGDLKGKTIGVLGVTFKPNTDDMRESPSLTILPLLQEKGAILKAYDPAGMVEAQKFLSNISWEKNVYDALEGVDAGLILTEWNEFRALDFEKMNQIMKTPLLIDLRNIYTLDEMRKTPFTYISLGRSLVKGQNL
- the galU gene encoding UTP--glucose-1-phosphate uridylyltransferase GalU — encoded protein: MQSAVKKAVFPVGGLGTRFLPVTKSSPKEMLPVIDKPLIQYAVEEARSAGIEEFIFVTGRGKSAIEDFFDYSYELNAELQKRGKTKDLEMINDLLMAPGQISYIRQQEPLGLGHAVWCARHLIGDEPFAVLLADDLIQSKTPCLKQMVDAYKNSGHMVAVQGVSKEETCYYGILDVKAQSKTLIQAKGIVEKPELHKAPSQMAVIGRYILDPSIFEILNSHAKGVGGEIQLTDALAKGLKEGPFFTELQGFLFEGKRFDCGTRQGLLKATVAFALAREDLREEMSAILKEYQFHS
- the nth gene encoding endonuclease III codes for the protein MTPKNINLFFEALEKAIPNPQTELIYTNPYTLLVAVVLSAQSTDKGVNRATQDLFKIVHTPSDMIHYGEENLKNTIKTIGLYKTKAKNIIKLSHILEDRFKGTVPATREELESLPGVGRKTANVVLNVIFGLPTFAVDTHIFRVSNRTGLAVGKTPLAVEKILENVVPEKFRHSAHHLLILHGRYTCKAQKPLCPACPVKNLCSYTFKTQEISPKSI